The Streptomyces cyaneogriseus subsp. noncyanogenus region CAACTGGCCGCTCCCCACGGCTATTCCGGCGCCGGAAGCATCATGGGCATGGCGATCGACACCTCCACCCCCACCCCCACCGGCTCCCGGGAGACGGCGGCCACGGCCCGGCTGTCGCCCCGCGACCGGCTGATCCTCTTCGTGCTGTGCGCGGCCCAGTTCATGGTCGCCCTGGACTTCTCGGTGCTGAACGTGGCCCTGCCCGTGCTCGGCGCCGACCTCGGCCTGAGCCCGTCGGCCCTCCAGTGGGCGGTGACCGCGTTCGCGCTGCCGTCCGGCGGCTTCCTGCTGCTCTTCGGGCGCATGGGCGACCTCTACGGCCGCCGCCGGCTGTTCCTGTCCGGCCTCGCCCTCTTCGGCGCGGCCTCGCTGCTCGCGACCTTCGCCTGGGACCCGGCGTCCTTCCTGGCCGGACGCGCCCTCCAGGGGCTGGGCGCGGCGGCGATCGTGCCGACCGGCATGTCCCTGCTGACGACGACCTTCCCCGAGGGGCCCGCCCGGGACCGTGCCCTCGGCATCTCCGGCACGCTGCTCTCCCTCGGCTTCACCATCGGCATGGTGGCCGGCGGCGTCCTCACCGACACCCTCGGCTGGCGCTCCACGATGGGGCTGCTGACCCTGTTCGCGCTGATCGTGCTGCCGCTGGCCCCGGGCCTGCTGCCCGAGTCCCGCACCCCCGACCGCCCCCGCCTGGACATCCCCGGCGCGGTCACCGTCACCGGCGGCCTGCTCGCCCTGATCTACGCCCTGTCCACCGCCGCCGACCACGGCTTCGGCCGGGCCGACGTCCTCGTCACCCTGGTCGCGGGCGTCCTGCTCCTCGCCGCCTTCGCGGTCGTCGAGTCCCGCGCCGAGGCGCCGCTGGTCTCCCTGCCGATGCTGCGCCGCCGCACGGTGGCGTGGGGCAACCTGGGCGGCCTGGTCACCTTCTCGATGATGTCGACGCTCGTCTTCGCGCTGACCCTCTACCTCCAGGAGGTCCTGCGCCTGTCGGCCTTCGCCACGGGCCTGGTCTTCGGCGTGCAGGGCGTGCTGTCGGTGGTGGCCGGCGCGTGCGCGCCGAAGGTCATCGGCCGCCTCGGCGCCCGCCGCACGCTGGTCGGCTCCCTCGCCGGGCAGGGCGTGCTGACCGCCGCCCTGCCCGGCCTCGGCGAGGGCGGCCCGTCGGTGTGGCTCGCCACCGCCGCCGTGTCGCTGGCCAGTATGTTCCACCTGGGCGCGATCGTCTCCTACGGCCTGACCGTCACCTCCGGCGTCCCCGACGAGGAGCAGGGCCTGGCGACCGGCCTGGTCACCTCCACCCAGCAGGTCGGCATCACCGTCGGCATCCCGCTGCTGGGCGTCCTCGCCACCACCTCCGCCGACCTGCTGTCCGGCGTGCGCACGGTGATCGCGCTGGACGCGGCGATCGTGCTGGCGGCGGCGCTGCTGGTGGCAGTGGGACTGGGGCGCCGCGCCCGCTGACCCGGTCACGGCCCGCTCACGAGTCCGGCCCGGACCGGCGCGTGCCGCGCCGGTCCGGGCCGGGTCCGTGCGCGGCACTCTCAGGGGCGGTCGAGCCGCAGCCGCTCCGCGCGGGGCAGACCGGCCACCACCAGGTCGTAGGAATCCTCGACCAGCTCCCGCACCAGGCCGTCCGGCAGGCCGCCGTCGGCCGTCACCGTGTTCCAGTGGCGCTTGTTCATGTGCCAGCCGGGGACGATCAGGCCGGGGTGCTCGGCGCGCAGCCGGATCGCGTCCTCCGGGTCGCACTTGAGGTTGACCGTCAGGGGCCGCGCGTCGAGGTTCGTCAGGGCGAACAGCTTGCCCCCGACCTTGAAGACGGAGAACTCCGGGCCGAACGGGAAGTCCTCCACCGCCGCGTTGCAGGACAGGCACAGCGCGCGCAGCTCTCGCGGGGTCATCCCGCCTTCTCCTCCTCGTCCGGCGCGGAGTCCTCCGGGGCGGCCGGCTCCGCCAGCACCGTCACGATCTTGTTGCGGCGGCCGGCGGCGGCCTCCGCCGTCAGGCGCAGGGCACGGCCGTCGGGGAGTTCGACGACGGAGGAGGCGCCGGCGATCGGGACCCGGCCGAGCGCCTTGGCGAGCAGGCCGCCGACCGTCTCCACGTCCTCGTCGTCGTAGGACTCCAGGCCGTACAGCTCGCCGAGGTCGCCGATGTCGAGGCGGGCGGTGACCCGGTAGCGGTCCCCGCCGAGGTCCTCCACGGGCGGCAGCTCCCGGTCGTACTCGTCGGTGATCTCGCCGACGATCTCCTCCAGGATGTCCTCGATGGTGACGATGCCCGCCGTGCCGCCGTACTCGTCGACGACGACGGCGACGTGGTTGCGCTCCTTCTGCATCTCGCGCAGCAGATCGCCGGCGTTCTTGGTGTCGGGCACGAAGAACGCCGGGCGCATCGCCGTGGAGACCAGCTCGGACTCGGCGTCGCGGCTGATGTGCGTCTTGCGGACGAGGTCCTTCAGGTAGACGATCCCGACGATGTCGTCCTCGCTGTCGCCGGTGACCGGGATCCGGGAGAAACCGGAGCGCAGGGCGAGGGTGAGGGCCTGCCGGATGGTCTTGTAGCGCTCGATGACGACGAGGTCGGTGCGCGGGACCATCACCTCGCGCACCAGGGTGTCGCCCAGTTCGAACACCGAGTGCACCATGCGGCGCTCCTCGGCCTCGATCAGCGACTCCTTCTCGGCCAGGTCCACCAGCGCGCGCAGCTCCGCCTCGGAGGCGAACGGGCCGCGGCGGAAGCCCTTGCCGGGGGTGAGCGCGTTGCCGATGAGGATCAGCAGCGACGGGATCGGGCCCATGATCCGCGCCAGCGGCACCAGGACGTACGCCGACACGGTCGCCGTGTTCAGCGGGTGCTGGCGGCCGATGGTGCGCGGGGAGACCCCGACGGCGACGTACGACACCAGCACCATGACCGCGATGGCGACCACCAGCGCCTCGGCGGTGCCGGCGAACTCCTTCAGGCAGGCGTGGGTGACCAGGGCCGCGGCGGCCATCTCGCAGGCGACGCGGACCAGCAGCGCCACGTTGAGGTAGCGGGTCGGGTCCGCGGCGACCTGGGCCAGCTTGACGCTGCCGCGCCGCCCCGACCGTACGGCCTCCTCGGCCCGGAAGCTGGAGACGCGGGCCAGCCCCGCCTCCGCGCAGGCGGCGAGCCAGGCGACGACGACGAGGGCGACGGCGCCGGAGACGAGCGCGAGGCTCATGACACGGTCGGGGCCGGGGACGGGCCGGTCAGGCCCTTCTCCGCGCGCCAGCCGTCCACGATGGCGGCCTGGAGGCCGAACATCTCGGCCTTCTCGTCGGGCTCCTCGTGGTCGTAGCCGAGCAGGTGCAGCACACCGTGGACGGTGAGCAGCTGGAGCTCCTCGTCCATGGTGTGCCGCGTGGGTGCCTCGGCGCCCTGCCGGGCGGCGACCTCGGGGCACAGCACGATGTCGCCGAGCAGGCCCTGCGGGGGCTCGTCGTCGTCCTTCGACGGCGGACGCAGTTCGTCCATCGGGAAGGACATGACGTCCGTGGGCCCCGGCAGGTCCATCCACTGGATGTGGAGCTGCTCCATGGCGTCGGCGTCCACGACGATCACCGAGAGCTCGGAGAGCGGGTGGATGCGCATCCGCGCGAGCGCGTAGCGGGCGATGTCGAGGATCGCCTGCTCGTCGACCTCGGTTCCGGATTCGTTGTTGACGTCGATCGACATGGTCGTGCTGGTCTACTTCCCCTTGGATCCCTTGGCGCCGGGCGTGGCACGCTTCTTGTGCCCGCCGTTCTCGGTGCCGAACTTGCTGTCGTACTTCTCGTACGCGTCGACGATACGGCCCACCAGCTTGTGCCGTACGACGTCGTGGGACGACAGCCGGGAGAAGTGGACGTCCTCGACGCCCTCCAGGATCTCCTGGACCTGGCGCAGACCGGACTTCTGGCCGTCGGGCAGGTCGACCTGCGTCACATCACCCGTGATCACGATCTTCGAGTCGAAGCCGAGGCGGGTGAGGAACATCTTCATCTGCTCGGGGCTGGTGTTCTGCGCCTCGTCGAGGATGATGAAGGCGTCGTTCAGCGTACGGCCGCGCATGTAGGCGAGCGGCGCGACCTCGATCGTCCCCGCCGCCATCAGCCGCGGGATCGAGTCCGGGTCGAGCATGTCGTGCAGCGCGTCGTACAGGGGGCGCAGATACGGGTCGATCTTCTCGTACAGGGTGCCGGGCAGGAAGCCGAGGCGCTCGCCCGCCTCGACCGCCGGGCGGGTCAGGATGATGCGGTTGACCTGCTTGGACTGCAGGGCCTGCACCGCCTTGGCCATCGCCAGGTACGTCTTGCCCGTACCGGCCGGGCCGATGCCGAAGACGATCGTGTGCTTGTCGATGGCGTCGACGTACCGCTTCTGGTTGAGCGTCTTGGGGCGGATCGTGCGACCGCGTGAGGACAGGATGTTCTGGGTGAGTACCTGAGCCGGGGTCTCCTGGCCGTCGCCCTCCCCGGTCTCGCTCGCCTTGAGCATGGCGATCGAGCGTTCCACAGCGTCCTCCGTCATCGGCTGCCCGGTGCGGAGCACGA contains the following coding sequences:
- a CDS encoding PhoH family protein, with product MTQTPTAHTPAQGQAKVQLTVPAQHPMVTVLGSGDSLLRVIEKAFPAADIHVRGNEISAIGDPAEVALISRVFDEMMLVLRTGQPMTEDAVERSIAMLKASETGEGDGQETPAQVLTQNILSSRGRTIRPKTLNQKRYVDAIDKHTIVFGIGPAGTGKTYLAMAKAVQALQSKQVNRIILTRPAVEAGERLGFLPGTLYEKIDPYLRPLYDALHDMLDPDSIPRLMAAGTIEVAPLAYMRGRTLNDAFIILDEAQNTSPEQMKMFLTRLGFDSKIVITGDVTQVDLPDGQKSGLRQVQEILEGVEDVHFSRLSSHDVVRHKLVGRIVDAYEKYDSKFGTENGGHKKRATPGAKGSKGK
- the ybeY gene encoding rRNA maturation RNase YbeY, which produces MSIDVNNESGTEVDEQAILDIARYALARMRIHPLSELSVIVVDADAMEQLHIQWMDLPGPTDVMSFPMDELRPPSKDDDEPPQGLLGDIVLCPEVAARQGAEAPTRHTMDEELQLLTVHGVLHLLGYDHEEPDEKAEMFGLQAAIVDGWRAEKGLTGPSPAPTVS
- a CDS encoding hemolysin family protein, yielding MSLALVSGAVALVVVAWLAACAEAGLARVSSFRAEEAVRSGRRGSVKLAQVAADPTRYLNVALLVRVACEMAAAALVTHACLKEFAGTAEALVVAIAVMVLVSYVAVGVSPRTIGRQHPLNTATVSAYVLVPLARIMGPIPSLLILIGNALTPGKGFRRGPFASEAELRALVDLAEKESLIEAEERRMVHSVFELGDTLVREVMVPRTDLVVIERYKTIRQALTLALRSGFSRIPVTGDSEDDIVGIVYLKDLVRKTHISRDAESELVSTAMRPAFFVPDTKNAGDLLREMQKERNHVAVVVDEYGGTAGIVTIEDILEEIVGEITDEYDRELPPVEDLGGDRYRVTARLDIGDLGELYGLESYDDEDVETVGGLLAKALGRVPIAGASSVVELPDGRALRLTAEAAAGRRNKIVTVLAEPAAPEDSAPDEEEKAG
- a CDS encoding MFS transporter, with translation MAIDTSTPTPTGSRETAATARLSPRDRLILFVLCAAQFMVALDFSVLNVALPVLGADLGLSPSALQWAVTAFALPSGGFLLLFGRMGDLYGRRRLFLSGLALFGAASLLATFAWDPASFLAGRALQGLGAAAIVPTGMSLLTTTFPEGPARDRALGISGTLLSLGFTIGMVAGGVLTDTLGWRSTMGLLTLFALIVLPLAPGLLPESRTPDRPRLDIPGAVTVTGGLLALIYALSTAADHGFGRADVLVTLVAGVLLLAAFAVVESRAEAPLVSLPMLRRRTVAWGNLGGLVTFSMMSTLVFALTLYLQEVLRLSAFATGLVFGVQGVLSVVAGACAPKVIGRLGARRTLVGSLAGQGVLTAALPGLGEGGPSVWLATAAVSLASMFHLGAIVSYGLTVTSGVPDEEQGLATGLVTSTQQVGITVGIPLLGVLATTSADLLSGVRTVIALDAAIVLAAALLVAVGLGRRAR
- a CDS encoding MmcQ/YjbR family DNA-binding protein; amino-acid sequence: MTPRELRALCLSCNAAVEDFPFGPEFSVFKVGGKLFALTNLDARPLTVNLKCDPEDAIRLRAEHPGLIVPGWHMNKRHWNTVTADGGLPDGLVRELVEDSYDLVVAGLPRAERLRLDRP